One segment of Daphnia magna isolate NIES linkage group LG2, ASM2063170v1.1, whole genome shotgun sequence DNA contains the following:
- the LOC116917658 gene encoding sodium-coupled monocarboxylate transporter 1 isoform X1 gives MNIDIETRFLKVWTMCGEIREFYKWNNSKRSCTFGRIRRRSASGKSMAVNKSRSERKDHRISKRRFLVAAAKVSTFVKAMATSDSWPKLFTWVDYLLFALTLLVSSLVGIYHAWRGSSGSTSDYLMGGKKMPILPVALSLAASSFSATTLLGGPTDVYMNGTMYLWFIFSVVLCTPIASYIYLPVFHRLQIVSANQYLEIRFNRFVRRIASILFIVKQLLYLSIVAYGPSLALSQVTGINAFVSVSILFAVCTFYTATGGIKAVVWTDTIQIVLIFGSIIILIIKGVTDVGGLGIVWERNYNSSRIEIFNIDTDPTTPHTVWSFSIGGVIYWLSWYAVDQTVVQRSLAMPTLRTAQISMWINMAFVCGIIFLCGIVGLVMYANYFDCDPLTSQIINKADQILPFYVMDVLGDYPGLPGLFVAGVLSGALSTISSVLNAVALVVYEDFVRPFFPNLPDQMATRLVKGVSLLFSGLSFSMVFLVAQVKTILDATVSFDGAVAGSILGVFTLGIFVPCANSIGAGVGMLTTFGLMMWLLLSTQIAKSSGIVQNSQVKPFSVENCPAFNVTSTTLLMNSTISEEPGEAFILLRISYLWYTLIGVLIVIMIGTLVSLLVKAFNCVASPVQMSTEQLNDEVVNRKNTSNDRQMHVNEVFALNELPQ, from the exons ATGAATATAGATATAGAGACCAGGTTTCTGAAAGTCTGGACCATGTGTGGAGAAATAAGAGAGTTTTATAAGTGGAACAACTCAAAAAGAAGCTGCACCTTTGGCAGAATACGACGGAGGTCTGCGTCGGGGAAATCAATGGCAGTCAACAAAAGTAGGTCTGAGAGAAAGGATCATCGCATCAGTAAAAGACG ATTTTTGGTTGCAGCAGCAAAAGTTTCGACATTCGTGAAAGCCATGGCAACATCAGATTCATGGCCAAAACTCTTTACCTGGGTCGATTACCTTCTTTTTGCTTTGACTCTGCTGGTGTCCTCGTTAGTTGGGATTTATCATGCTTGGCGAGGCTCCAGCGGTTCGACTTCTGACTACCTAATGGGTGGAAAGAAGATGCCCATTTTACCTGTAGCTTTGTCTCTTGCCGCCAG TTCCTTTTCAGCGACGACACTCCTCGGTGGCCCAACTGACGTCTATATGAATGGCACAATGTATTTGTGGTTTATTTTCTCCGTGGTTTTATGCACGCCGATTGCCAGTTATATTTACTTACCTGTTTTTCATCGACTGCAAATTGTATCAGCAAATCAG TATTTAGAGATACGATTTAATCGTTTCGTCCGACGCATTGCATCAATTCTTTTCATAGTGAAGCAG CTATTATATCTGTCAATTGTGGCTTATGGACCTTCATTGGCCCTTAGCCAAG TCACTGGAATCAATGCATTCGTATCTGTCAGCATTCTGTTCGCCGTCTGCACCTTTTACACAGCAACC GGTGGAATTAAAGCCGTTGTCTGGACAGATACCATACAAATTGTACTGATTTTCGGATCAATTATCATCTTAATAATCAAAGGAGTGACAGATGTTGGTGGCCTAGGAATTGTTTGGGAGCGTAATTATAATTCTTCCCGCATCGAAATTTTTAA CATTGACACGGATCCTACGACTCCGCATACG GTGTGGTCTTTTTCGATTGGAGGCGTAATTTACTGGCTGAGTTGGTACGCAGTGGATCAAACAGTTGTCCAACGTTCACTTGCCATGCCAACATTACGCACAGCGCAAAT ATCAATGTGGATTAACATGGCCTTTGTGTGTGGAATAATCTTCCTCTGCGGTATCGTCGGACTTGTAATGTACGCCAATTATTTCGACTGTGATCCTTTAACTTCTCAG ATTATTAATAAAGCAGATCAAATACTTCCATTTTACGTCATGGATGTGCTTGGGGATTATCCGGGACTTCCAGGGCTCTTCGTTGCCGGCGTCTTAAGCGGTGCCCTCAG CACGATATCAAGCGTCCTGAATGCGGTGGCACTTGTCGTTTACGAAGATTTCGTACGGCCTTTCTTCCCAAACTTACCTGATCAAATGGCCACTCGGCTTGTTAAAGGAGTGTCCCTTCTATTTAGCGGCCTCAGCTTCAGCATGGTTTTCCTGGTAGCTCAAGTGAAGACCATTTTAGAC GCAACAGTGAGTTTCGATGGTGCAGTAGCTGGATCGATATTGGGCGTCTTTACTCTTGGCATTTTTGTTCCGTGTGCCAATTCCATC GGGGCTGGAGTGGGCATGTTAACCACCTTTGGATTGATGATGTGGCTCTTGCTGAGCACGCAGATTGCGAAATCCAGTGGAATCGTCCAAAACAGTCAAGTGAAACCCTTCAGCGTTGAAAATTGTCCTGCCTTTAACGTGACGTCGACTACCTTACTCATGAATTCGACGATTTCTGAAGA GCCGGGAGAAGCCTTTATTCTACTAAGGATTTCTTATTTATGGTACACGCTTATTGGTGTGCTAATCGTCATTATGATTGGAACCTTAGTCAGCCTATTGGTTAAAGCATTCAATTGCGTTGCAAGTCCCGTGCAAATGTCTACCGAACAGCTCAACGATGAAGTCGTTAATAGAAAAAACACTTCCAACGATCGC CAGATGCACGTGAATGAAGTGTTCGCATTGAACGAACTGCCTCAGTAG
- the LOC116917658 gene encoding sodium-coupled monocarboxylate transporter 1 isoform X2, protein MNIDIETRFLKVWTMCGEIREFYKWNNSKRSCTFGRIRRRSASGKSMAVNKSRSERKDHRISKRRFLVAAAKVSTFVKAMATSDSWPKLFTWVDYLLFALTLLVSSLVGIYHAWRGSSGSTSDYLMGGKKMPILPVALSLAASSFSATTLLGGPTDVYMNGTMYLWFIFSVVLCTPIASYIYLPVFHRLQIVSANQYLEIRFNRFVRRIASILFIVKQLLYLSIVAYGPSLALSQVTGINAFVSVSILFAVCTFYTATGGIKAVVWTDTIQIVLIFGSIIILIIKGVTDVGGLGIVWERNYNSSRIEIFNIDTDPTTPHTVWSFSIGGVIYWLSWYAVDQTVVQRSLAMPTLRTAQISMWINMAFVCGIIFLCGIVGLVMYANYFDCDPLTSQIINKADQILPFYVMDVLGDYPGLPGLFVAGVLSGALSTISSVLNAVALVVYEDFVRPFFPNLPDQMATRLVKGVSLLFSGLSFSMVFLVAQVKTILDATVSFDGAVAGSILGVFTLGIFVPCANSIGAGVGMLTTFGLMMWLLLSTQIAKSSGIVQNSQVKPFSVENCPAFNVTSTTLLMNSTISEEPGEAFILLRISYLWYTLIGVLIVIMIGTLVSLLVKAFNCVASPVQMSTEQLNDEVVNRKNTSNDRVSLYRPKPSDARE, encoded by the exons ATGAATATAGATATAGAGACCAGGTTTCTGAAAGTCTGGACCATGTGTGGAGAAATAAGAGAGTTTTATAAGTGGAACAACTCAAAAAGAAGCTGCACCTTTGGCAGAATACGACGGAGGTCTGCGTCGGGGAAATCAATGGCAGTCAACAAAAGTAGGTCTGAGAGAAAGGATCATCGCATCAGTAAAAGACG ATTTTTGGTTGCAGCAGCAAAAGTTTCGACATTCGTGAAAGCCATGGCAACATCAGATTCATGGCCAAAACTCTTTACCTGGGTCGATTACCTTCTTTTTGCTTTGACTCTGCTGGTGTCCTCGTTAGTTGGGATTTATCATGCTTGGCGAGGCTCCAGCGGTTCGACTTCTGACTACCTAATGGGTGGAAAGAAGATGCCCATTTTACCTGTAGCTTTGTCTCTTGCCGCCAG TTCCTTTTCAGCGACGACACTCCTCGGTGGCCCAACTGACGTCTATATGAATGGCACAATGTATTTGTGGTTTATTTTCTCCGTGGTTTTATGCACGCCGATTGCCAGTTATATTTACTTACCTGTTTTTCATCGACTGCAAATTGTATCAGCAAATCAG TATTTAGAGATACGATTTAATCGTTTCGTCCGACGCATTGCATCAATTCTTTTCATAGTGAAGCAG CTATTATATCTGTCAATTGTGGCTTATGGACCTTCATTGGCCCTTAGCCAAG TCACTGGAATCAATGCATTCGTATCTGTCAGCATTCTGTTCGCCGTCTGCACCTTTTACACAGCAACC GGTGGAATTAAAGCCGTTGTCTGGACAGATACCATACAAATTGTACTGATTTTCGGATCAATTATCATCTTAATAATCAAAGGAGTGACAGATGTTGGTGGCCTAGGAATTGTTTGGGAGCGTAATTATAATTCTTCCCGCATCGAAATTTTTAA CATTGACACGGATCCTACGACTCCGCATACG GTGTGGTCTTTTTCGATTGGAGGCGTAATTTACTGGCTGAGTTGGTACGCAGTGGATCAAACAGTTGTCCAACGTTCACTTGCCATGCCAACATTACGCACAGCGCAAAT ATCAATGTGGATTAACATGGCCTTTGTGTGTGGAATAATCTTCCTCTGCGGTATCGTCGGACTTGTAATGTACGCCAATTATTTCGACTGTGATCCTTTAACTTCTCAG ATTATTAATAAAGCAGATCAAATACTTCCATTTTACGTCATGGATGTGCTTGGGGATTATCCGGGACTTCCAGGGCTCTTCGTTGCCGGCGTCTTAAGCGGTGCCCTCAG CACGATATCAAGCGTCCTGAATGCGGTGGCACTTGTCGTTTACGAAGATTTCGTACGGCCTTTCTTCCCAAACTTACCTGATCAAATGGCCACTCGGCTTGTTAAAGGAGTGTCCCTTCTATTTAGCGGCCTCAGCTTCAGCATGGTTTTCCTGGTAGCTCAAGTGAAGACCATTTTAGAC GCAACAGTGAGTTTCGATGGTGCAGTAGCTGGATCGATATTGGGCGTCTTTACTCTTGGCATTTTTGTTCCGTGTGCCAATTCCATC GGGGCTGGAGTGGGCATGTTAACCACCTTTGGATTGATGATGTGGCTCTTGCTGAGCACGCAGATTGCGAAATCCAGTGGAATCGTCCAAAACAGTCAAGTGAAACCCTTCAGCGTTGAAAATTGTCCTGCCTTTAACGTGACGTCGACTACCTTACTCATGAATTCGACGATTTCTGAAGA GCCGGGAGAAGCCTTTATTCTACTAAGGATTTCTTATTTATGGTACACGCTTATTGGTGTGCTAATCGTCATTATGATTGGAACCTTAGTCAGCCTATTGGTTAAAGCATTCAATTGCGTTGCAAGTCCCGTGCAAATGTCTACCGAACAGCTCAACGATGAAGTCGTTAATAGAAAAAACACTTCCAACGATCGCGTAAGTTTGTATAGACCAAAAccat CAGATGCACGTGAATGA
- the LOC123466293 gene encoding sodium-coupled monocarboxylate transporter 1-like — protein sequence MATTSDSWPKLFTWVDYLLFAVTLLVSSLVGIYHAWRGASDSTSEYLMGGRKMPIFPVAMSLAASSISATTLLGAPTEVYLNGTMYVWLTVSAVLSIAAATHVYLPIFYRLKIVSANQYLEIRFNLVVRRLASVLFVVKQLLYLSIVAIGPSWALRQVTGIHTLASVGILFAVCTFYTAIGGIKAVVWTDTIQFVMMYGSIIILIIKGVYDVGGWGPVWERNYNTSRIELLNIDIDPTTPHTVWSLVIGGFFYWMSWYAVDQTTVQRFLVMKTLRKAKISMWSNLVAVCGIILLCGVVGLVMYSKYFDCDPLTAKVIDKADQIVPFFVMDVLGDFPGLPGLFVAGIFSGALSTLSSVLNAVALIVLEDFIRPVFPNMRERTATRVVKGVSFVFGVLSFSMVFLVAQIKTILDATLSFDGAMAGSILGVFTLGIFVPWANPIGAAVGMLTAFGFMMWLGLSAQIAKSSGVVHNSQTKSFSIENCPAYNESFGSLPISPNWGNSSIPDEQQAVFILLRISYLWYTVIGMLIALVLGALVSLLTNALNTVSRSIDMPAEQLRDRTVIRKLSTADENRVTGSLL from the exons ATGGCGACCACATCAGATTCGTGGCCAAAACTCTTCACATGGGTCGATTACCTTCTTTTCGCTGTGACTCTCCTGGTGTCATCACTGGTTGGTATTTACCACGCTTGGCGAGGCGCCAGTGATTCGACCTCTGAGTACCTGATGGGAGGAAGAAAAATGCCTATATTCCCTGTAGCTATGTCTCTTGCCGCCAG CTCAATCTCTGCAACGACACTTCTAGGTGCACCAACAGAGGTTTACCTCAATGGAACGATGTATGTTTGGTTAACTGTATCTGCAGTTCTCTCGATCGCCGCTGCAACTCATGTGTATTTACCCATTTTTTACCGATTGAAAATTGTTTCAGCAAATCAG TATTTAGAGATCCGATTCAATTTGGTGGTAAGACGCCTCGCATCAGTGTTATTCGTGGTGAAGCAG TTGTTATATCTATCTATTGTGGCAATTGGACCTTCTTGGGCCCTAAGACAAG TGACCGGAATTCATACCTTGGCATCAGTTGGCATTTTATTCGCCGTCTGCACATTTTACACAGCAATA GGTGGAATCAAAGCTGTTGTATGGACGGATACCATCCAATTTGTAATGATGTATGGTTCAATTATCATTCTCATAATCAAAGGAGTATACGACGTTGGAGGTTGGGGACCAGTTTGGGAGCGTAATTACAACACGTCCCGTATCGAACTATTGAA catTGATATCGACCCTACAACTCCGCATACG GTTTGGTCACTTGTTATTGGAGGCTTCTTCTACTGGATGAGTTGGTATGCAGTCGATCAGACCACTGTTCAACGTTTCCTTGTGATGAAAACCCTACGTAAAGCAAAAAT ATCTATGTGGAGCAATTTGGTCGCTGTGTGTGGCATTATTCTTCTTTGTGGTGTGGTTGGTTTAGTCATGTACTCGAAGTACTTTGATTGTGATCCGTTAACTGCCAAG GTTATCGACAAAGCAGATCAGATTGTGCCATTCTTTGTCATGGATGTTCTTGGTGATTTTCCGGGTCTTCCAGGACTTTTTGTTGCTGGCATTTTCAGTGGTGCGCTCAG CACTTTATCAAGTGTCCTTAATGCAGTAGCCCTTATAGTTCTGGAGGATTTTATTCGACCCGTCTTTCCAAACATGCGAGAGCGGACCGCCACTCGTGTTGTCAAAGGAGTGTCATTTGTATTTGGAGTTCTTAGTTTCAGCATGGTTTTTCTTGTAGCTCAAATCAAAACCATTTTAGAC GCAACTTTGAGTTTTGATGGCGCTATGGCTGGATCGATATTAGGCGTTTTTACTCTTGGCATCTTCGTTCCCTGGGCTAATCCCATC GGAGCTGCAGTGGGTATGCTTACTGCATTTGGATTTATGATGTGGCTCGGATTAAGCGCGCAAATTGCTAAATCCAGTGGAGTTGTCCATAACAGTCAAACCAAATCCTTCAGCATAGAAAATTGTCCCGCTTATAACGAAAGTTTCGGTTCTTTACCTATAAGCCCAAATTGGGGCAATTCGTCGATTCCCGATGA GCAGCAGGCAGTCTTTATTCTGCTAAGGATTTCTTATCTGTGGTACACAGTGATTGGAATGCTTATTGCCCTTGTACTTGGAGCGCTAGTCAGCCTGCTCACTAATGCATTAAACACTGTTTCGCGATCCATTGATATGCCTGCCGAACAACTTAGAGACCGCACTGTTATTCGTAAACTTTCTACTGCTGATGAA AACCGTGTGACCGGTTCCTTGCTTTGA
- the LOC116917660 gene encoding obg-like ATPase 1 yields MPPKKEATQEPKPLIGRIGTSLKIGIVGLPNVGKSTFFNVLTKSAAPAENFPFCTIDPNESKVAVPDERFDWLLQYYKPSSPKIEAYLNIVDIAGLVKGAHEGQGLGNAFLSHIRSVDAIFHLCRTFESDEITHVEGDVNPVRDIEIINEELRLKDEESLTAAIKKAESLMRTDKKMKTEYDILCKIKTHLVDQAKHIRYGNWNVQEIDVLNKHLFITSKPVIYLVNMAEADYIRKKNKWLPKLKEWIDTNDPGAIMLPFSGTFEAKIADMDADASKAFCEEKKANSTFNKIIAQGYKSLNLMYFFTAGPNEVKAWTIQRGTKAPQAGGRIHSDFEKGFIMAEVFKFADLKEEGSEAAVKAAGKYRQQGKLYVVEDGDIILFKFNAGAGLTAGKDAKKK; encoded by the exons ATGCCCCCTAAAAAAGAAGCTACTCAAGAACCTAAACCTCTTATTGGGCGTATTGGTACAAGTCTGAAAATTGGAATTGTTGGACTCCCAAATGTTG GCAAGTCTACCTTCTTCAATGTGCTGACAAAAAGTGCAGCGCCTGCAGAGAACTTCCCATTTTGCACCATTGATCCGAATGAAA GTAAGGTAGCAGTCCCCGATGAAAGGTTTGATTGGCTGCTTCAATATTATAAACCCTCAAG TCCCAAAATTGAAGCTTACCTAAATATAGTGGATATTGCCGGATTAGTAAAAGGAGCTCATGAAGGTCAAGGTTTGGGAAATGCATTTCTTTCTCACATTAGGAGCGTCGATGCGATTTTTCATCTATGCC GTACTTTTGAGAGTGATGAAATTACTCACGTTGAAGGGGACGTCAATCCCGTTCGTGACATTGAAATCATCAATGAAGAACTTAGGTTGAAAGATGAAGAATCTCTGACGGCTGCAATTAAAAAGGCGGAATCTCTTATGCGTACTGATAAAAAGATGAAGACAGAATAC GATATTCTTTGCAAAATTAAGACTCATCTTGTTGACCAAGCAAAACACATTCGTTATGGAAATTGGAACGTGCAAGAA ATCGATGTTCTGAACAAGCATTTGTTTATCACATCTAAACCAGTTATTTATCTGGTTAACATGGCAGAAGCCGATTATATCCGAAAGAAGAATAAGTG GTTACCAAAGCTCAAAGAGTGGATTGATACAAATGATCCAGGTGCCATTATGTTACCGTTTTCTGGGACCTTCGAAGCTAAGATAGCTGATATGGATGCCGACGCAAGTAAAGCTTTttgcgaagaaaaaaaagcaaacagtACTTTCAACAAGATTATTGCGCAGGGCTATAAATCTTTGAATTTAATGTACTTCTTCACCGCTGGCCCCAATGAGGTCAAAGCTTGGACCATTCAA AGAGGAACCAAGGCGCCACAGGCAGGTGGTCGAATTCATtcagattttgaaaaaggTTTCATTATGGCGGAGGTATTTAAATTCGCGGACTTAAAAGAAGAAGGCAGTGAGGCAGCCGTTAAA GCTGCAGGGAAGTACCGACAACAAGGAAAACTTTACGTTGTAGAAGATGGAGATATAATTTTGTTCAAGTTCAATGCTGGGGCTGGTCTCACAGCTggaaaagatgcaaaaaagaaatga